The Couchioplanes caeruleus sequence TCGCCGAGGCCGCCGCCCTGGCCGGGCTGCCCGCCGAACCGGCCGCCTACGGCCTGCCCGCCGCCGCGTCGCGCCGCCGCCCCGGCAACCGCGACGTCTTCCGGACCGGCCCCGCCACCCGCCGCCGCGACCCCGAGCCGCCGAAGCCCCCGAAGCCCGACGCGCCGAAGCCCGGCACCGACGACCCCGACGAGAACCCCCCGAACGTTTGGAGTGCTCCGTGACCACCATCCACAACCCCGACGCCGCGCCCGCCTCCGACCCGCAGGGCCGCCGGCTCAACCTGGTGCCGCTGGAGGAGCGACACGGCCTGGGCGGCAAGGTGATCGGCGTCGCCAACGCCGGCCCCCGCACCCGGATCGGGATCTCGCTGACCGACTGCCGCTACCACCTGCACGCGCTCGGCCCGACCGGAACCGGCAAGACCACGCTGCTGATGAACATGATCCTCGACGACGTCGAGGCCGGCAGGGGCGTGGCCGCGTTCGACCCGGCCAAGGGCGACCTGATCCGGGATCTGCTCGACCGGATGCCGAAGTCCGCCGGTGACCGCCTGGTGCTGATCGACCCGGACGAGGACAAGGCCCCTCCGGCGATCAACCTCCTGGATCCGGCGGTGCACGGCGGCACCCCGCACGACGTGGCCGCCAACGTCACCGCCGTCATGTCGAAGGTCTGGTCCCGCTGGTGGGGCCACCGCAGCGCGGACATCTGCTACCACGCCCTGCTCACCCTGGCCCACCTGGAAGGCTCGACCCTCGCGCAGTTGCCGCGGCTGCTGTCGGACTCCAAGTGGCGTGCCGGGCGGGTCGCGGCGGCCACCAACGCACTGAAGGCGTGGGAGGGCAACACCCTCACGGAGTTCTGGGAGGGTTTCGACGCCCTCCCCGCCGGGCAGCGCGCCGGCCTGGTCGCCCCGCTGCTGTCCCGGCTGCGCCTCGTCTTGGCGCATCCGATGGCGAACTCGCTGTTCGGGGTGCCGGCCACGACGTTCTCCTTCGCCGACATCCTCGACGGCGGCGTGCTGTTGTGCCGGCTGCCGAAGGGTGTCATCGGTGAGGACGGCACCCGCCTCATCGGTTCCCTGCTGCTGGCGGGGCTGTGGCAGGCCACCACCGCCCGCGCCCGCATCCCCGAGAACCAGCGCCCGGACGCCATGGTGGTGCTGGACGAGTGTCACAACTTCCTGCACCTGCCCATCGGCATCGATGACGCCCTCGCCGAGGCCCGCGGCCTGCACACCTCGTTCGTCTTGGCTCACCAGTACCTGGGGCAGCTCTCCGGGGAGATGGTCGAGGCGATCGACGCCAACGCCCGCAACAAGGTGTACTTCGCCCTCGCCCCGCGTGACGCCGTCGACCAGGCCCGCCACCTGCGGCCCTACCTCGATGAGGGGGACCTGATCCGGCTCGGCGGCTATGAGGTCGTCCTGCGGCCGGTCGCAGGCGGTCGGGTCGTGCCACCGGCGACCGCTGACACCGAGCCCCCGCAGCCGCCGATTTCCGGCCGCTCCGAGGCGCTGCGCAAGGCGGCGAGGAAGCAGACCGGGCTGTCACACAAGGAGCGGCGGAAGTTGCTCGGCGCGGCGGTGACGGTCACGGCGAGCACCGAGTCCGAGTCCTCGGCGCCGGTTCCGGTGCCGGATCTGGTGGGTCGCAACACCTTCGCCGCTCGGGGCGAGCGGTCTAACGAGACCACTCACGAGCCGTCCAACGAGGAATCCAACGAGTTTTCTAACGAGTCCGATGACTCGTTTGACCCCACCCCCTATAACACGTCATCCGCGCAGGTCAGCGGCGCTGAGGAGGTCTGGTGAACCGGAACCGACTGATAAGAGATATCACTCCTACTAGCGCACAAGCTTCTGCCCCTTCCGGTGCCCGCCTGACGGCGTCCGTCGTGGCCGGCGAACTCACCAGACTCACCCCACGAGACCGGCACCTGCTCGACCTGCTCGACCAGCACAAGACCCTCACCACCGACCAGCTCGTCGACGTCGCCTTCGGCTCCGCCGGTCGTGCTCGCAACCGGCTCAACGTCCTGCTGTCCCGCGACATCCTGGACCGGTTCCGGCACTACCAGCGGCCCGGCTCGCAGTCGTGGCGGTGGACCCTCGGCCCGGTCGGCGCGGCCCTCGTGGCGGCCGGACGCGGTGACCCGTTGCCCCGTCCGGCCACCGTGCGCGACGCCACGGCCCGACTGGCGATGTCCCCGACGCTGCCGCACCTGCTCGCCGTGAACGGGTTCTTCGTGGCGCTCACGGCGCACGCCCGCACCGACCCGAGCACGCGGCTGGACCGGTGGTGGAACGAGGCGCGGTGCCGCGAGGAGGTCGGCACCGTGGTCCGCCCGGACGGGCACGGGGTGTGGAACGTCGGCGGACGGGCGGTGCCGTTCTGGCTCGAAGTCGATCTCGGCACCGAAACGCTGTCCCGTGTCGTCGGCAAGCTCGACGGCTACGCGAAACTTCCCCCGCCCCGGGCGTACCCGGTGCTGTTCGTGCTGCCCATCGCCGCGCGGGAGGCGAACCTGCACGCCCACCTCTCCCGTACCGGGGTGCCGGACGGGCTCACGGTGGCGACCGCCGCCGACGACCACGCGGCCGACACCGGCGGCCCGGCCGGGCCGGTGTGGCGGGTCACCGGACGCCCCGGGCGAGTCAGCCTCGCCGACCTCGCCCCGGCCGGGGACGGTGCGGTGTGGGACGGATAGTCGGGCTGGCCGTGGCCGTCGTGGCGACCGTGCTCCTGCTGATCGCGGGTGCCGCCGCCGGGGTCGTCTCGGCCATGTTCGGCGGCGGCGGGTACGGCTCCGGGTGCGCGGCAACCGTCGCCGCGCCCGGGGCCGTCCCGGCCGGGCTCACCGCCGAGCAAGCCCGTAACGCCGGGGTGATCGTGACCGTGGGCGAGCGGATGCGGGTACCGGTGCGCGGGTGGGTGGTCGCGGTCGCCACCGCCCTCCAGGAATCCAACTTGATCAACCTGGGAAACCTCGGCGACGCCAACGACCACGACAGCCTCGGACTGTTCCAACAGCGGCCGAGTCAGGGGTGGGGCACCCCGGAACAGGTCATGAACCCCGACTACGCCGCGACGAAGTTCTACGAGCGCCTCCTCACCGTGCCGGGGTGGGAACGGTTGCCGGTCACCGAGGCCGCTCAGGCGGTGCAACGGTCGGCGTACCCGGACGCCTACGCCAAGCACGAGCCGCGCGCTACGGCCATCGTGACCGCGTACACCGGCGGGACACTGCCGACCTGCGACGGCGGACCGATCGCGCCGTCCGGGTGGGGCCGCCCCGTCGCCGGGACGGTGGGCTCCGGATTCCGTACCGGCGACCGGCCCGGCCACGACGGAGTCGACATCATGGCCGCACGCGGAACCGTGATCCGTGCCGCCTCGGCCGGGGTGGTGGTGACGGTGCGGTGCAACATCGGCGGCAACTCGTGGCAGGCGCCCTTCGGGCCGGGGATGCCGTGCGATGTGGACGGCAGCCCGACCACCGGCGGGTGCGGGTGGTACGCCGAGGTGCGCCACGCGGGCGACATCGTGTCGCGGTACTGCCACATGGTGCGGCAACCGATCGTACGAGTCGGTCAGACCGTCGCGCCCGGACAGCCGATCGGCTACGTCGGAACGTCGGGCAACTCGTCCGGCCCGCACCTGCATTTCGAGATCCACGTGCGCCGTGAGGCGCTGCACAACCGAGAGGAGGTCTACGAACCTGTAGATCCTGTTGCCTTCCTCGCGCAGAGGGGGGTGAAGCTGGGGGCAGCCTGATCCGGAGAGGTGTCCGGGTCGGGTGGGAGCAGCCCCGACAACGTCGGGACGGTCTGGCACTGCCAGACAGGCCGGGTCCGGCTAGCGAGACGGGACGGCATACGAGCAGGAACCAGCGGTGAGACCCCGTAAGCGAAGAACCTGCCCCGAACCTGGCGGATATGGGCAGGAGTGAGGAACGCATCGTCCTACGTGGATTTGGGCGGTGTCCGACCGGCCTTCGGGCTGGTCTGGGTTGTCGGCTGAGCTGCGCGTGGTCGGCAACGTCCTCCGGGGCGGAGCTGGGTGCCTCACCCGTCGCATTCGGTTGTCAGTGAACACGGGAACCGCTGCGGTCTCGCCTCCCACGTCGTCGCCATCGGCGTGAAGGCAAGGCCCACCGTCGGCCGATGGGGCCGCAGCGGGGCGGAGCCGCCGTAGTAGTCCGAGGTCGGGAAAGCCGATCACATGGCGAAGGGCGGCAGCGAGTCAAGCAGCGAAGGAGAGTGCAATGCCGGAAGACTCGCCGGTGAATATCGGCGATCTGCTCGCGCGGCCCTTGGTGGCCGAGCGGCGGGTACTGGAGATGCAAACCAAACTGCACCGATGGTCGGTGGCCGATGCTGGCCGCCGGTTCGATGATCTGTTCAACCTCGTGGCGGACCCGGCGTTCCTGGTGATGGCCTGGACACGGGTTCGGGAGAACAAGGGTTCGCGGACCGCCGGGGTGGATTGGCAGACAGCCCACTCCATCGAGGCGTCCGCGGCCGGCGTGGTCGGGTTCCTGGAACAGGTGCGTGCACAGGTCAAGGCGCGGGCCTTCGTTCCGGTCCCGGTGCGGCAGCGGATGATCCCCAAGGCGAGCGGCAA is a genomic window containing:
- a CDS encoding type IV secretory system conjugative DNA transfer family protein, with protein sequence MTTIHNPDAAPASDPQGRRLNLVPLEERHGLGGKVIGVANAGPRTRIGISLTDCRYHLHALGPTGTGKTTLLMNMILDDVEAGRGVAAFDPAKGDLIRDLLDRMPKSAGDRLVLIDPDEDKAPPAINLLDPAVHGGTPHDVAANVTAVMSKVWSRWWGHRSADICYHALLTLAHLEGSTLAQLPRLLSDSKWRAGRVAAATNALKAWEGNTLTEFWEGFDALPAGQRAGLVAPLLSRLRLVLAHPMANSLFGVPATTFSFADILDGGVLLCRLPKGVIGEDGTRLIGSLLLAGLWQATTARARIPENQRPDAMVVLDECHNFLHLPIGIDDALAEARGLHTSFVLAHQYLGQLSGEMVEAIDANARNKVYFALAPRDAVDQARHLRPYLDEGDLIRLGGYEVVLRPVAGGRVVPPATADTEPPQPPISGRSEALRKAARKQTGLSHKERRKLLGAAVTVTASTESESSAPVPVPDLVGRNTFAARGERSNETTHEPSNEESNEFSNESDDSFDPTPYNTSSAQVSGAEEVW
- a CDS encoding replication-relaxation family protein, with translation MAGELTRLTPRDRHLLDLLDQHKTLTTDQLVDVAFGSAGRARNRLNVLLSRDILDRFRHYQRPGSQSWRWTLGPVGAALVAAGRGDPLPRPATVRDATARLAMSPTLPHLLAVNGFFVALTAHARTDPSTRLDRWWNEARCREEVGTVVRPDGHGVWNVGGRAVPFWLEVDLGTETLSRVVGKLDGYAKLPPPRAYPVLFVLPIAAREANLHAHLSRTGVPDGLTVATAADDHAADTGGPAGPVWRVTGRPGRVSLADLAPAGDGAVWDG
- a CDS encoding M23 family metallopeptidase → MGRIVGLAVAVVATVLLLIAGAAAGVVSAMFGGGGYGSGCAATVAAPGAVPAGLTAEQARNAGVIVTVGERMRVPVRGWVVAVATALQESNLINLGNLGDANDHDSLGLFQQRPSQGWGTPEQVMNPDYAATKFYERLLTVPGWERLPVTEAAQAVQRSAYPDAYAKHEPRATAIVTAYTGGTLPTCDGGPIAPSGWGRPVAGTVGSGFRTGDRPGHDGVDIMAARGTVIRAASAGVVVTVRCNIGGNSWQAPFGPGMPCDVDGSPTTGGCGWYAEVRHAGDIVSRYCHMVRQPIVRVGQTVAPGQPIGYVGTSGNSSGPHLHFEIHVRREALHNREEVYEPVDPVAFLAQRGVKLGAA